One Gloeothece verrucosa PCC 7822 DNA window includes the following coding sequences:
- the groL gene encoding chaperonin GroEL (60 kDa chaperone family; promotes refolding of misfolded polypeptides especially under stressful conditions; forms two stacked rings of heptamers to form a barrel-shaped 14mer; ends can be capped by GroES; misfolded proteins enter the barrel where they are refolded when GroES binds), with protein MAKIVSFKDESRRALERGINALADAVKITLGPRGRNVLLEKKFGAPQIVNDGITVAKEIELEDPLENTGAKLIQEVAAKTKDVAGDGTTTATVIAQALIREGLRNVTAGANPVALRRGLEKVTQFLVSEIEGIAQPVEVGEAIAQVASVSAGNDEEIGAMIAQAMEKVTKDGVITVEESKSLSTELDVVEGMQIDRGYISPYFITDQERQLVDFDHPYILLTDKKISAIADLVPVLETVARQGKALLIIAEDIEGEALATLVVNKARGVLNVAAIKAPSFGERRKAALQDIAILTGGRVISEDIGLSLETVTPDLLGQAVKITIDKENTTIVAGGDNKEDVQKRIAQLRRELAATDSEYDSEKLQERIAKLAGGVAVIKVGAATETELKDKKLRIEDALNATKAAVAEGIVPGGGTTLIHLSGKLSEFKNTLSNDEEKVAADIMAKALEAPLRQLADNAGLEGSVIVEGVRKTDFNVGYNALTGEFEDLIAAGIIDPAKVVRSALQNAASIAGMVLTTEALVVEKPEKNPPAAPDMGGMGGMGGMGGMGGMGMM; from the coding sequence ATGGCCAAAATTGTTTCCTTCAAAGATGAATCTAGAAGAGCCTTAGAAAGGGGAATTAATGCCCTTGCTGATGCTGTAAAGATCACCTTAGGCCCAAGAGGGCGCAATGTCCTGTTAGAGAAAAAATTTGGGGCCCCCCAAATTGTCAATGATGGGATCACCGTTGCTAAAGAAATTGAACTAGAAGATCCTTTAGAAAACACAGGCGCAAAACTGATCCAAGAAGTAGCCGCCAAAACCAAAGATGTGGCAGGAGATGGCACCACCACCGCTACAGTCATCGCTCAAGCCCTGATTAGAGAAGGGTTAAGAAATGTTACCGCCGGGGCTAACCCAGTGGCTTTGCGCCGAGGGCTAGAAAAAGTGACTCAATTCTTGGTTAGTGAAATTGAAGGCATTGCCCAACCTGTGGAAGTCGGGGAAGCCATCGCTCAAGTAGCCAGCGTTTCGGCGGGTAATGATGAAGAAATTGGGGCGATGATCGCTCAGGCAATGGAAAAAGTCACTAAAGATGGCGTGATCACGGTGGAGGAATCTAAGTCTCTGTCTACTGAACTAGATGTAGTAGAAGGGATGCAAATTGATCGCGGCTATATTTCTCCTTATTTTATTACCGATCAAGAACGTCAATTGGTAGACTTTGATCACCCCTACATTCTGCTCACTGATAAGAAAATTAGCGCCATCGCTGATTTGGTTCCGGTCCTGGAAACGGTCGCCCGTCAAGGTAAGGCACTGTTAATTATTGCTGAAGATATCGAAGGGGAAGCTTTAGCAACCTTAGTGGTGAATAAGGCCAGAGGGGTTTTAAATGTTGCTGCTATTAAAGCTCCCAGTTTTGGTGAACGCCGCAAAGCCGCTTTACAGGATATTGCGATCCTAACCGGCGGGCGTGTGATTTCTGAAGATATCGGCTTAAGTTTAGAAACAGTCACCCCAGACCTGCTCGGTCAAGCGGTTAAAATTACCATTGATAAAGAAAATACCACCATTGTCGCGGGTGGTGATAATAAAGAAGATGTGCAAAAACGCATCGCCCAACTGCGCCGGGAATTAGCCGCTACCGACTCGGAATACGATAGCGAAAAACTGCAAGAACGCATTGCTAAATTAGCTGGTGGCGTAGCTGTGATTAAAGTTGGGGCAGCCACCGAAACCGAACTTAAAGACAAGAAACTTCGCATTGAAGATGCTCTTAATGCCACTAAAGCGGCTGTTGCTGAAGGCATTGTTCCCGGTGGTGGGACAACTTTAATACACTTGTCCGGTAAGCTGAGTGAGTTCAAAAATACTCTGAGCAATGACGAGGAAAAAGTCGCGGCTGATATCATGGCTAAGGCTTTAGAAGCGCCCTTACGTCAACTGGCTGATAATGCGGGTTTAGAAGGCTCTGTTATTGTTGAAGGGGTACGCAAAACCGATTTTAACGTGGGTTACAATGCGTTAACCGGCGAGTTTGAAGACTTGATCGCCGCCGGTATTATTGACCCGGCTAAAGTGGTACGTTCTGCCCTCCAAAATGCGGCTTCTATTGCAGGGATGGTTCTGACTACTGAAGCTTTGGTAGTAGAAAAACCTGAAAAAAACCCGCCGGCTGCGCCTGATATGGGCGGTATGGGCGGCATGGGTGGCATGGGCGGCATGGGCGGCATGGGCATGATGTAA
- the fabG gene encoding 3-oxoacyl-[acyl-carrier-protein] reductase produces the protein MKQLQEQVAIVTGASRGIGRAIAIALAAQGAKVVVNYARSSGAADEVVTDITSAGGEALAIGADVSKAEEVDQLIKQTLEKFGRIDILVNNAGITKDTLMMRMKLEDWQAVIDLNLSGVFLCTRAVTKTMLKQKSGRIINISSVSGLMGNPGQANYSAAKAGVIGFTKTVAKELASRGITVNAVAPGFIATDMTHDLKSEDIIKLIPLGRFGQPEEIAGMVRFLAGDPAAAYITGQVFNVDGGMVM, from the coding sequence ATGAAACAATTACAAGAACAAGTTGCTATTGTAACAGGGGCATCTAGAGGAATTGGCCGGGCTATTGCCATCGCTTTAGCCGCACAAGGAGCAAAAGTGGTGGTCAATTATGCGCGTTCAAGCGGGGCGGCTGATGAAGTGGTTACAGACATCACCAGCGCCGGAGGAGAAGCACTGGCAATAGGCGCGGATGTTTCCAAAGCCGAAGAAGTGGATCAACTAATCAAACAAACTCTCGAAAAATTTGGACGTATTGATATTTTAGTCAATAACGCCGGTATTACCAAAGATACCCTGATGATGCGGATGAAACTCGAAGACTGGCAAGCGGTGATCGATCTCAACCTAAGCGGGGTATTTTTGTGTACTCGGGCAGTGACTAAAACGATGTTAAAACAAAAAAGCGGCAGAATTATTAATATTTCCTCGGTATCCGGACTGATGGGCAACCCCGGACAAGCTAATTACAGCGCGGCTAAAGCCGGAGTGATTGGTTTTACCAAAACTGTCGCTAAAGAATTAGCTTCTCGTGGCATTACCGTCAATGCTGTCGCCCCAGGTTTTATTGCCACTGATATGACTCATGACCTCAAGTCTGAAGATATTATAAAACTCATTCCCCTCGGACGCTTTGGACAACCCGAAGAGATAGCGGGAATGGTTCGCTTTCTAGCAGGGGATCCGGCGGCGGCTTATATCACCGGTCAAGTTTTTAACGTCGATGGGGGAATGGTAATGTAG
- a CDS encoding RNA recognition motif domain-containing protein — MSIYVGNLPHEVEDKHLSEVFSDYGKVNRVYLPTDRETGLRRGFAFVEMETPEMEDAAISTLDGAEWMGRELKVNKARERENRNSGGGGGNYRRNNRY; from the coding sequence ATGTCAATTTATGTTGGAAATCTACCCCATGAAGTAGAAGATAAGCACCTTTCAGAAGTTTTCAGCGATTACGGTAAAGTCAATCGAGTTTATCTCCCCACTGACCGAGAAACAGGTCTTCGTCGCGGTTTCGCGTTCGTAGAAATGGAAACCCCTGAAATGGAAGATGCGGCTATTTCCACCCTCGATGGTGCAGAATGGATGGGACGAGAATTAAAAGTTAACAAAGCCAGAGAACGCGAAAACCGTAACTCCGGCGGTGGTGGCGGCAATTATCGTCGCAATAATCGTTACTAA
- a CDS encoding PEP-CTERM sorting domain-containing protein gives MIPSWLKWTTLTACTIIPINMIALQPVQAASFKFNFVSYEDPLFSYGSGELSFDDSSLQGFGKETVNITELKNVNFNYFLTSKGYLGDVLYYGRWITSDLDLAYNSDIDLEFNNGELSGLFFNEYQNYTRGGYGGSIIYEINIDYKLAFEGKTFLESYSGTEYSAGYDYNNDEFFEYTNDISATGAYGTITFETIVPVEPVPEPLTILGTGTAIGFSLLFKKMKQKN, from the coding sequence ATGATTCCTTCTTGGTTAAAATGGACAACCCTGACGGCTTGTACAATCATTCCCATAAATATGATTGCTCTACAGCCAGTGCAAGCCGCTTCCTTTAAATTTAATTTTGTCTCTTATGAAGATCCTTTATTTTCTTATGGTTCTGGTGAGTTATCTTTTGATGATTCTAGTTTACAAGGGTTTGGCAAAGAGACTGTTAATATTACTGAATTAAAAAATGTTAACTTTAATTATTTTTTAACCAGTAAGGGATATTTGGGAGATGTTCTATATTACGGGAGATGGATAACATCTGACCTAGACTTAGCTTATAACTCGGATATTGATTTGGAATTTAATAACGGAGAATTGAGCGGTTTATTTTTTAACGAATATCAGAATTATACTAGAGGAGGTTATGGTGGAAGTATAATTTATGAGATTAATATAGATTATAAATTAGCCTTTGAAGGAAAAACTTTCTTAGAAAGTTATTCAGGAACAGAGTATTCGGCTGGATACGATTACAATAATGATGAATTTTTTGAATACACCAACGACATCAGTGCGACCGGAGCTTACGGAACTATCACTTTTGAAACTATTGTCCCTGTTGAACCAGTTCCTGAACCTCTTACGATTTTAGGCACAGGAACAGCGATCGGCTTTAGTCTTTTGTTTAAAAAAATGAAGCAAAAAAATTAA
- a CDS encoding RNA-guided endonuclease InsQ/TnpB family protein, with product MYGCQQNLITTSSELKAILEFICSESHKLTNCGIYYARQLYFKTRKILGKFDLEKEYKTNKHFQVLYSQAAQQILRSVAESFKSFQELNKKYKKGELKDKSKLPKYRKKGGLALITYPKQALKLVDNQIRIPLGKTVKRWFSIDSFSLLMPSNFKFEDIKELRILPRNQCFYVEFVYELETQDKSLNQDNVLGLDPGINNWITAVSNVGTSFIIDGKHLKSVNRWYNKQVSTIKEGKSQGFWSNRLAKITERRNRQMRDAVNKAARIVINHCLDNNIGVIVFGWNDEVKKGVNLGKKNHQSFVSIPTAKLKNRIAQLCELYKIKFIQQDESYTSKSSFLDGDFIPTYGEKPNEWKSSGKRVKRGLFRTSNNQYINADCNGAANVIRKLQQVSTILNFDLSRVSRAVLTQPQKLKFWSAKKTRSNVDL from the coding sequence ATGTACGGATGCCAACAAAACCTGATAACTACTAGCTCAGAACTAAAAGCCATTCTAGAGTTTATTTGCTCGGAGTCTCATAAGTTAACTAACTGCGGTATTTATTACGCTCGTCAGTTATACTTTAAGACTCGAAAAATTCTGGGGAAATTCGACTTAGAAAAAGAATATAAAACTAACAAACATTTTCAGGTTTTATATTCCCAGGCTGCACAGCAAATACTTAGAAGTGTTGCTGAGTCTTTTAAGTCCTTCCAAGAGTTAAACAAGAAATATAAGAAAGGAGAATTAAAGGATAAATCAAAACTCCCAAAGTATCGTAAGAAAGGAGGTCTAGCACTTATAACTTATCCAAAACAAGCATTAAAATTAGTAGATAACCAGATTCGTATTCCACTAGGTAAAACCGTTAAAAGATGGTTTAGCATCGATAGTTTTTCTTTGCTAATGCCATCAAATTTTAAATTTGAAGATATTAAAGAACTGAGAATACTACCTCGTAACCAGTGCTTTTATGTCGAGTTTGTTTATGAATTAGAAACACAAGATAAAAGTTTAAATCAAGACAACGTACTCGGTTTAGACCCAGGAATTAACAACTGGATTACTGCTGTTTCTAATGTAGGTACATCATTTATTATTGATGGGAAGCACCTAAAATCTGTTAACCGTTGGTACAACAAGCAAGTATCGACAATTAAGGAAGGAAAATCACAAGGATTCTGGTCTAATAGGTTAGCGAAAATAACCGAGAGGCGCAACAGGCAGATGAGAGATGCTGTTAACAAAGCAGCGAGAATAGTAATTAATCACTGTCTTGACAATAACATTGGTGTTATTGTTTTTGGTTGGAATGACGAAGTCAAAAAAGGGGTTAACCTAGGCAAGAAAAACCATCAATCCTTTGTCTCAATCCCTACTGCTAAATTAAAAAATAGAATAGCTCAATTATGTGAATTGTATAAAATTAAATTCATACAACAGGACGAGAGCTACACTTCTAAATCAAGCTTTTTAGATGGTGATTTTATCCCGACTTATGGTGAGAAACCCAACGAATGGAAGTCATCAGGAAAAAGAGTAAAAAGAGGCTTGTTTCGTACCTCTAACAATCAATATATTAATGCAGATTGTAATGGTGCTGCTAACGTAATCCGTAAGCTTCAACAAGTAAGCACAATACTCAATTTTGATTTGAGTCGAGTGTCTAGGGCTGTTTTGACTCAGCCCCAGAAATTAAAATTCTGGTCAGCTAAAAAGACGCGAAGCAACGTCGATTTATAA